Proteins from one Mycolicibacter virginiensis genomic window:
- a CDS encoding tRNA (cytidine(34)-2'-O)-methyltransferase, producing MFYSPRIPPNTGNAIRMVAATGAELHLVEPMGFDLSEPKLRRAGLDYHDLAWVRVHSSLPAAWEALGEARVFAFTASAHTPFTDVSYEPGDVLMFGPEPTGLDEATLADPHITARVRIPMLAGRRSLNLSNAAAVAVYEAWRQHGFADGV from the coding sequence ATGTTCTATTCGCCCCGCATCCCGCCCAACACCGGCAATGCGATTCGAATGGTGGCGGCAACCGGCGCGGAGCTTCACCTGGTGGAACCCATGGGCTTCGACCTGTCCGAGCCCAAGCTGCGGCGGGCCGGCTTGGACTATCACGACCTGGCCTGGGTGCGCGTGCACTCGTCGCTGCCGGCGGCCTGGGAGGCGCTGGGCGAGGCCCGGGTGTTCGCGTTCACCGCCAGCGCCCACACCCCCTTCACCGACGTGAGCTATGAGCCCGGCGACGTGCTGATGTTCGGCCCCGAGCCCACCGGCCTGGACGAGGCGACGCTGGCCGACCCGCACATCACCGCGAGAGTGCGTATCCCGATGCTGGCCGGGCGGCGCTCACTGAACCTGTCCAATGCCGCCGCCGTCGCGGTCTACGAGGCGTGGCGCCAGCACGGGTTCGCCGACGGGGTGTAG
- a CDS encoding DUF732 domain-containing protein, translating into MLFGKAGVVAPIVAMGLSVGVLTAPPAHADEQTFVDALRENSWSATSFAGHPVAPGLIVRPDVAIAGGRDVCNQLQLGLTPDQMVATTIPPAQDNYRIFITAAQEHLC; encoded by the coding sequence ATGCTTTTTGGTAAGGCGGGGGTAGTTGCTCCCATTGTCGCGATGGGACTCTCGGTGGGAGTTTTGACCGCGCCCCCAGCTCACGCCGATGAGCAGACCTTCGTTGACGCGTTGCGCGAAAATAGTTGGTCGGCTACGAGTTTCGCTGGGCATCCGGTGGCGCCGGGGCTCATCGTGCGTCCGGATGTGGCAATCGCGGGCGGTCGCGACGTGTGTAATCAGCTGCAGCTGGGATTGACGCCAGACCAGATGGTCGCAACTACTATCCCGCCCGCTCAGGATAATTATCGGATTTTCATAACAGCTGCGCAGGAGCATTTGTGCTGA
- a CDS encoding ATP-binding protein, with translation MTLFDHPEEVGQVFEESAEPAEDGHKPESAAVKRPSRWSVRNWPVRWKVLAIALLPLALAGLFGGLRISNALTEANRLRLVADRAEMIPAITNYMSALGDALVAASSDGDAEGARKNFENRKYELQSRLSHTDVANDVRSGVESLIERGQGLLSSVSTTGVGLRDEVTGYAPILLTAEDAINGSVRVDSERIRAQTEGLSRAVGARGQMMMQELLVNRGGELPDPELRSSMMTLAGTEPSTLFGMSEVLGVDSPDAKSLQQQLVTRMSIMSDPEQVLPNNPVLRDSIRTTDQIAAQLISENTGAVTAAVEDRAADRRAAAVRDIVLVLAAITATLLAVWLVARSLVRPLRTLRDSALQVAHVDLEQEIARLRAGSPGSDRDPDPLPVYTTEEVGQVAHAVDELHAQALLLAGDEARLRRLVNEMFETMSRRNRSLVDQQLALIDRLERNEDDPDRLESLFRLDHLAARMRRNGANLLVLAGARVPHERGRPVPLATLISAAASEVEGYDRVQTVLVPDTTVIGAAAADCIHLLAELIDNALRYSAPTEPVRVVAGFENDGGVVVEVVDVGLGMTDADLRMANMRLAAGGEFSPENARHMGLFVISRLAARHEIEVRLFPASQGSRGITAEVYLPPHLLTVRPFEESSPALAPPAQPYFAPAEQPPPAPQRYEPEPEPYEYQPEPYQTYAPYEDAEPAEPGPVVSLLPRRTPGSSGITGVPSEQPSQPAQPPTTPERVRRELPQPWWEAEEQGAGQPEAPAPDPHRAPEPAAERFAPADTSGYFAARARVGAAAPEPQPEPEPESEPATESDSIYQRMLSESVGIDPNEPSLRADLDWQSVWDRGWSVAAEAENVPVVAHTEHGLPVREPGARLVPGSAAAATPAGEDPHAVAHDPADAEQPVTSNGVPPQPAHEPLERDPAAIRSSISSHFGGVHAARSHARENGLEGGLEQGPDKGPENSLDTDQGQNQ, from the coding sequence GTGACGCTCTTTGACCACCCGGAAGAGGTGGGCCAGGTCTTTGAGGAGTCAGCCGAACCAGCCGAGGACGGCCACAAGCCGGAGTCCGCAGCGGTCAAACGTCCGTCGCGATGGTCGGTGCGCAACTGGCCGGTGCGGTGGAAGGTGCTGGCGATCGCGTTACTGCCGCTGGCGCTGGCCGGGCTGTTCGGCGGGCTGCGTATCTCCAATGCGCTCACCGAGGCCAACCGGCTTCGGCTGGTCGCCGACCGCGCCGAGATGATTCCGGCGATCACCAATTACATGTCGGCGTTGGGCGACGCGCTGGTGGCCGCTTCCTCGGACGGCGATGCCGAAGGTGCCCGGAAGAACTTCGAGAATCGCAAGTACGAGCTGCAGTCTCGGCTGTCGCACACCGATGTGGCGAACGATGTGCGGTCCGGGGTGGAGTCGCTGATCGAACGCGGCCAGGGGTTGCTGAGTTCGGTCTCGACCACCGGTGTCGGCCTGCGCGACGAGGTCACCGGCTACGCGCCGATCCTGCTGACCGCCGAGGACGCCATCAACGGGTCGGTGCGGGTGGACAGCGAGCGGATCCGGGCGCAGACCGAGGGCTTGAGCCGTGCCGTCGGCGCGCGGGGCCAGATGATGATGCAGGAACTGCTGGTGAATCGGGGTGGCGAGCTTCCCGATCCGGAGCTGCGCAGCTCGATGATGACCTTGGCCGGTACCGAGCCGTCGACGCTGTTCGGGATGAGCGAGGTGCTTGGGGTGGACTCCCCGGACGCCAAATCGTTGCAACAGCAGCTGGTGACCCGGATGTCGATCATGTCTGACCCGGAGCAGGTGCTGCCCAACAACCCGGTGCTGCGCGACTCCATCCGTACCACCGACCAGATCGCCGCCCAGCTCATCAGCGAGAACACCGGGGCCGTCACGGCGGCGGTGGAAGACCGAGCCGCGGACCGGCGCGCCGCCGCCGTTCGCGACATCGTGCTGGTGCTGGCCGCGATCACCGCCACCCTGCTGGCGGTGTGGCTGGTGGCGCGCTCGTTGGTGCGCCCACTGCGGACCCTGCGCGACAGCGCACTGCAGGTCGCCCACGTCGACCTCGAGCAGGAGATCGCCCGATTGCGTGCCGGTTCGCCCGGTTCGGACCGCGACCCCGACCCGCTGCCGGTGTACACCACCGAGGAGGTCGGGCAGGTCGCCCACGCCGTCGACGAGCTGCACGCCCAGGCGCTGCTGCTCGCCGGTGATGAGGCACGGCTTCGGCGCCTGGTCAACGAGATGTTCGAGACGATGTCGCGGCGCAACCGGTCGCTGGTCGACCAGCAGTTGGCGCTCATCGACCGGCTGGAGCGCAATGAGGACGACCCGGACCGACTCGAGAGCCTGTTCCGGCTGGATCACCTGGCCGCCCGGATGCGGCGCAACGGCGCGAACCTGCTGGTGCTGGCCGGTGCGCGGGTGCCGCATGAGCGGGGACGTCCGGTTCCGCTGGCGACCCTGATCAGCGCGGCCGCCTCGGAGGTGGAGGGCTACGACCGGGTGCAGACCGTGCTGGTGCCCGACACCACCGTGATCGGCGCCGCCGCCGCGGACTGCATACACCTGCTCGCGGAACTGATCGACAACGCGCTGCGCTATTCGGCGCCGACGGAGCCGGTGCGAGTGGTCGCCGGTTTCGAGAACGACGGCGGGGTAGTGGTCGAGGTCGTCGACGTCGGATTGGGGATGACCGACGCCGACCTGCGGATGGCCAACATGCGGCTGGCGGCCGGTGGCGAGTTCAGTCCGGAGAACGCCCGCCATATGGGTCTGTTCGTGATCTCTCGACTGGCCGCTCGCCACGAGATCGAGGTCCGGCTGTTCCCGGCCTCTCAGGGATCTCGTGGTATCACCGCCGAGGTGTATCTGCCGCCGCACCTGCTGACCGTGCGGCCCTTCGAGGAGTCGTCGCCGGCACTCGCGCCGCCCGCCCAGCCCTACTTCGCACCCGCCGAGCAGCCGCCGCCCGCACCGCAGCGGTATGAACCCGAACCCGAACCATACGAATACCAGCCCGAGCCTTACCAGACGTATGCGCCCTACGAGGACGCCGAGCCTGCCGAGCCCGGTCCCGTCGTCTCACTGCTGCCGCGACGCACCCCGGGATCCAGCGGCATCACTGGCGTGCCCTCCGAACAACCGTCGCAACCGGCGCAGCCACCGACCACCCCCGAGCGAGTACGCCGCGAGCTGCCGCAACCGTGGTGGGAAGCCGAGGAGCAGGGCGCCGGGCAGCCGGAAGCGCCGGCCCCGGACCCGCACCGGGCACCCGAACCGGCGGCCGAGAGGTTTGCGCCCGCTGATACGTCGGGGTATTTCGCGGCGCGTGCCCGGGTCGGCGCCGCTGCACCGGAGCCTCAACCCGAGCCCGAGCCCGAGTCCGAGCCCGCGACCGAGTCCGACTCGATCTATCAGCGGATGCTCTCGGAGTCGGTGGGCATCGACCCCAACGAGCCCAGCCTGCGCGCCGATCTGGACTGGCAGTCGGTCTGGGACCGCGGTTGGTCGGTAGCCGCGGAAGCGGAAAACGTGCCGGTGGTCGCCCATACCGAACACGGCCTGCCGGTCCGCGAGCCCGGCGCCCGGCTGGTGCCCGGCTCAGCTGCGGCAGCGACGCCGGCCGGGGAAGACCCCCATGCCGTAGCGCACGATCCGGCTGACGCAGAACAGCCGGTAACATCCAACGGCGTACCGCCCCAGCCCGCCCACGAGCCACTGGAACGGGATCCCGCGGCGATCCGCAGTTCGATCAGCAGTCACTTCGGTGGAGTGCACGCCGCGCGATCGCACGCCCGGGAAAACGGCCTAGAAGGCGGCTTGGAACAAGGCCCAGACAAGGGCCCAGAAAATAGCCTCGACACCGACCAGGGACAGAACCAGTAA